Part of the Ictalurus punctatus breed USDA103 chromosome 9, Coco_2.0, whole genome shotgun sequence genome is shown below.
TTTACAGGCAGAAATATCTCGCGAATCCTATCTTAGGCACCTTTACGTGCTGTTTCAGATGTTTTGATCAAGTGGTCTGCTAACAAAACTTATACATGAATGGGAGATGTGATgacaaaagaaaatacaaaaagcTGCCTTCGTCACACTAGTTATAGCATCAACTTTATCTACTAGCCTAATGGTGGAGAACTTTCCAGTTAGGCTTGCAATCACACTACTGTTACGACCCCGGTCTAGGGCCGAGGTGTAACAAGaagtataaacaaaaatcaTAATCAGAGATAATGAGATTGACACACGTGTCTTTCAAGTCTTCAATATCTTACAAAGTTAATAattgcaagaaagaaagaaaaatccaaaacaaacagaatcacTCCGAAAGCAAATGTCTTCAGGGCtgggcaaggccaaaataataaacagaacagtCACTATCTTGCCCCGTATCAATTTAAATAACCTAGCAAAAAAAGgtatttcaaaagaaaatacGGAGTCTAATCTGATTCCCTAACTGAGTCAAAAACAGCGAACAAAAGATAAACCCAAAAATAAACGGCGCCGAACACCTACAGCTTTCGTGATATTTAGAGtggaaatatttacaatagacaatatatttacaaataaggCGTACACTCAGCCACAACATAAGACAAGACAGGGGAATGGGACAACACAATATCCTACCACTCGCTTCTTTCACTCATACTCGTAAATGTTATGCTGTCATATGCTATCTCAAGCCACCTCCGAACATGGTTTGAGTGATCGGATCAAAATGCGTCTCTGATGGACACTGGACCCCGTTCATAACTATATTTAGCACTGTCCACTTATGATCGGATAACCTCGGAAGCATGTTAATGCCAGGTGCAAACAGGGCCTCAGACCAATCTTACAATCTGTGTGGTATGACATTTCTTCAAGTCCCCACTCACAGCTCAGATTGGtggtttcatcttatcctgTTATATACCAcatctcattaaatgtgtatagtggcattacaaagaaaaagcttggaaggaagtagtgTTAGATCAGTGGTGCCTTTGGTGAATGTATGCAGCTAGCACAGTTAGCTTGCTTTCCTAATTTGACAACAAAGTGAGAACGAAGCCTAGCATGAaacatgtaaatcaaacaaccaattttcaatttcaattagaggacaaataaaagcatttcGCATGGTCTCcacgtgctttgggggtttcctctgggtactccggtttccaacccagtccaaagacatgcattgtaagatgactggcatttccaaatttgtCCGTAGTTTGTGAGtggttgtgtgaatgtgtgcgattgtgccctgtgatggattggccccccatccagggtgttcccttccttgtgcccagagtcccctgggataggctccaggcttcccacaaccctgtgtaggataagtggtacagaaaatggatggatggatggataaaaacaTTACCTGTTCACCAAGAAAAAGCTTGTTTACTTTTTTGCTTAAGTTTAGCTCATTCTATCCTCTGATTTGCTGTTGGCACTCACCTGTCACTATGGAGGATGGCTTTTTTCATGCCTTAAGTCCCTGCCTGACATTTGATGTATCTGAGCTGACATATCATGTATGCATACAAACATCCTGCGAATTCCAACCAGACATCCATAACACCGCACTGACTGTGAATTACTATTACAGGACTATCAGGGTGACTCACAGCAACTCAGGAACATTAAATTAGTTTCATGATTGACtgcatagtattttttttaaaccaaaaattccaAGCAATGTATCTTTACAATGCTTTTGTGAAATCATTCCCATTGTTGGACACAATGCAGATTTATATGGAACTGGCAAGGAAGATCATTAGATATATACTCGTGTCATTCATGTACAACACAAATCTTCATTTGCCAGAACAATTCTTATTACAACATGAGACTGGATATGACAGGAGGTTAATTGGCTGAAAAATGACTCAGATTAAttgataatttaataaaaatagttTGGTTTTAGTATACAAATTTAAGCACCTACACCCTACTGTACTTATAATGTGTCCAGCCAGTTTAGGCCAGATCTGCGTGTGAGTGGAAAAATGACTAAACGGCGCAAGAGGATTCAGTTTAAACATAGCAGAATTACGATTTACCTTCATAATTACCAAGTTCCTGTTTGATGTTTTCTTGGTCCTTGTCCTGTTGTGTTTCCGGTGGTGACGTAGACAAAGAGGGCGTGTTCCGCCAATCAGCGTTGTCGCGTCATGCGGAAGTGCAATGGCGGCGAATGGAGCGATTTACGAGTCCTGCAAGGATAATAAACATAAAGCAAGCACCGCAGAAATGAGTCCTGATGGGTTGATTAGACATTCTTTCCAAGAGTGTTTCTCTTCCTTAATCGATTCGATCACAGAATTTAGCTCTGAGGTTAGTTAAAAcggttgtttttctgtttttctgattAATTACATTGTGGTATATTCCGGAGAGCTCGAGCCGAACGAGAATTCTCATGGCTAGTTGTTGCAAAAACATGTCGATTTAGACGAATATGGATATGGCCTCTGCTCTGATACAAGCTCTGAAATAAACATGGTTCCTTATAGCTTTTCCTCGCCTGCTTTAATGCACATTAAAGAAGCCgcaaataaaaagtaaacacaGACCTGCAGTAGTGAATGTGAGTGGGTTGGGGactagagagtgtgtgtaaagtgaATAGTCTAAGCTTACATGTATAACAGAATGATGATCTAAACTGCCTGCGATTTGTTTTCAGCTAAAAATAAACCCTGAGGTTTTAAGCATCACTGCCAGCTTGAGTGCTCTTAACTTCCCTGAACTACAACCATCGCATGTGTACGAATGTTTACAGCAGCACATCTCCAAGTTGCAGGTAAATAGCACATTAACGAGACATAGTAAACTAGAATAGATTGTAGGGGTGGCTGGATAATGTGTCTTATTAGACTTCAAGGAAAAATCCACTCTGTACAGCTAGTATATGAATCTTTACAATTAACATCTTCAGTAGCATCCtatatttcatttgtaatgaaatgctgatgttgattttttttaacttcatgtTTCTTTCACTCATCAACATGTTGGTGTAtgtattttcactttaattaacattttcctacattacccCCAATGCCATTTGTCTGCTTGCCGATATTCACACCACTGGAATTTAGCCCTTGCTTCTCTTTCTAAAGAGactgatgcagcagtgctttagtccttaGTCCCAGTCTGTCCAattctctcacctcctcatctgtacagtccctccaggattttgcgatcgcagaaatgaacacaaaatcaagcaaatactGAAATATCGGGGGAGCctcaaatttttcaaaattaccacagttTTTTCCACAGATAAACTGTAATCTGATCAGGTGGCCAAGACAGATCATTTGACATCATCACaccgtgcattcagccaaagcgcTCTTTGATTCACTTGCGTCGAGCATGAGTACAGCAAAATACAATTGTAATGCTGTTGACAAAGAATATATACAACAATTAGaactttcattttctcatatGTATAtatccttctttcctttttccagTCTGTATCGGCACATCTGAAACAAATATTGGATGCTAAGAGCCCAACTAATTCAACCAATAATGAAAAAACAGAGAAAGCCAAGAATGAGTCGGCAGCAACATCTGAAGAAGAGATAGTGGTAGACAGAGAGCTCTTTCCTTCTACATCACACCAGCATACTGCTTCGAAAGACAGTGTGATGTCCCAACATGATGACCGCAGTATTCAGATCAAAGCTGGCAAAGCTGAGGTAAAATACTGACTAATGTGTAATATGTATGAATATAATGATCATGTTCTTACATAATGAAGAATGAATGTTGACAGTGCATCAATAGTTCAAATAGGTTGTCTGTCCAATAATGTTGTTGAAGATGTAGttagctccagaattattgacaCCTTCATGAACATAACATGTGTTAAAAACTACACAGTACCCAGTCTCTAACTGCGTCTACTTTTGGTTATTTAAAtgaaggtgccaataattctggcgTTAACTGTATGTACGAAGTGATATGATTGGGCACTTTGCTATGAAGTAATTTGCCTCATACCTCAAACACAGAACATCCTTTGTTAGGCTTGGTAATTTTTCTCTTCCTCAGCAGCTATCACATGTGGTGTCCCTCAGGGCTTCATATTGGGCCTATTCTATTTTCATTGTATATACTTTATCTTGGGGCTATTCTTTGAAAGCACAAGATTTTTCACCGCTTTTATGCTAAATGCAGCTGAATCCACACTGTAGGAATTTCAACAGTAATTGTATTTGTCTCTCTTCACTGGCTATAAGCCAAACACAGAATAGAGTTtaaggttttattattattattattattattattattattttatatgtctACAGCTGCATATCTGTAAGTTGTATGTCTGACTTCATCAGTGGCCATTATACCTGTAGAGGTTTATCATCTGCCAACCagcttttaattattttgagaGTTAAGTATGTTCTAAAAGCAACTGGGCCTTTTCTGATGGCCCTTTCAAAAATTTTGGAACAACCTACTGTTTTTAAGGCTTGCCCTACAGTAGACTTTGGGGTGGCATTTCTATGATGCACGATGTGTATAACGATACATATACAGTCAAGTCCAttaatatttggacattgaaaAATCTATTGTTATTTTAGCGCTCTACCACAATATCTTAGTTAAAATTAAATACTGACCATGAGCACAAagatcagactttcagctttaattggAATGGtatttacaccgatcagccataacattaaaaccactcacAGGTGAAGTgtataacattgattatcttgttacagtggcacctgttaaggtgtgggatatattaggcagcaagagAACTtacagttctcaaagttgatgtgttggaagcaggaaaaatgggcaagcgttaCGATCTGAGCAACATTGACAAGGGACAAATTGTCATGACTAgtagtccaaggaaggacaactggtgaaccagtgacagggtcatgggtacCTATGGCTTTGATGCATGCGGGGAGCgatctggtccaatcccacagaagagctgctgtagcacaaattgctgaaaattttgcagtcagaacacacagtgcatcacagcttgctgcgtatggggatGCGTAgccgcagaccagtcagagtgcccatgctgacccctgtccaccaccaaaGCTCCTACAGTGGGCaagtgagcatcagaactgaaccatggagcaatggaagaagtgGTCTGATGAAtaacgttttcttttacatcatgttgaTAGCTTTGTGCGTGTGCTTTGCTTAGCTGTGGgtagagatggcaccaggatgcgcTATGGGAAGAAGGTGGAGTTAGtatgatgctctgggtaatgttcttctgggaaaATTTGGGTCCTAGCAATCATGTGTATGTTACTTTTACACgtagcacctacctaaacattgttttaGTCCAAGTACTTCATGGCattggtattccctaatggtagtggcctctttcagcaggataatgtgccctgccacactgcaaaaattgttcaggaatggtttgagcaATATGACAAAgcgttcaaggtgttgactccaAATTCCCAAGATCTCAATCAGATCGAGCATGTGTGggatgtgctgaacaaataagtccaatccatggaggcctcacCTCACAACTTGCAGGACTTGGGGCTAATGTCTTGGGGTCAGATACCAAATCACACCTTCAGAATTCTTGTGGCGTCCATGtcttgatgggtcagagctgtttttttggggggggagtGGGACctacaatattaggcaggtggttttaatcttatggTTGATCGGTGTACATCCCAATCAGGTGAAAGGTGTAGGAATTAAAGCACTTTTTATATGTGGTTCCCACTTTTTAAAGGCCCAGAAGTAATTGAACCAACTAAAACTATCATAAATTAAATTGCCATTTTAATACTTGGGTTGCAATTCCTTTGTAGTCAGTGATTGCCTGATGTccggaacccatggacatcaccagaCAGAGTGTATTTCCTTGTGTTCctctgccaggcctttactgcaactgtcttcagttcctgcttgttcttgggGCATTTTGCCTTCATGTTTGCCTTCATGTTTGCCTTCAGTAAGTGAAATGCATACTTTTtgttggattcaggtcaggtgatttACTTGGCCATTGCAGAACATTCCACTTCTTTGCCTTAAAAAAGTCTTGGACTGCTTTCGAAATATGCTGCAGGTCATTGTCCATCTGCACTGTCAACCACCGGTCAGTGAAATTTGATGCTTATTGCTGAAACTGAGCAATTAATATAGCCCTATATGCTCCCGTACTGATGCTTTTGTCAGCAGTCACGTCATCAGTAATTACACAGTATGCCCAAAGTTTTGTAAACAACTGACCATAATACTCATATGTGCATTTTGAATATACTGTTCCAGATTTAGACCTCCATTTGGTGTTATAATAACTTCtacttttctgggaaggctttctactaggtTTCGGTgcatgactgtggggatttgcccactCAGCCACAAGAGCACTAGTGAGGTCTAGCGCTGATGTCAGACGAAAAGACCTGGGGGCACAGCTGGCAtcccaattcatcccaaagctgttcagtggggttgaggtcagggatctgtgcaggccATTCAAGTTCTTACACTCCATTCGTGGCAAATTATGTCTCCATCGACCCCTCTTTTtacttccagtgaagggaaattgtaatggtacAGCTTACAAAGCATCCTATACAATTGCTTGCTTCCAACTTTatggcagcagtttggggaagacccacatacagtgctgtgaaaaagtttttcttctgatttcttcttgtttttatgtatatttcatgctaaatagttttagatcgtcaaacaaaatacaaaaaacaaaggcaacctgagtaaaaacacaatacagtttttaattatgaatttattttattgaaacaaaaaagttatcctGTCACCCACgtgaaaaagtaattgcccccttaaacttaaaatctggttctGCCACCTTTAGCAACTGCAACTTATTTAGTAACTGCAACCTAATGCTTCTGATACCTGGAGTTCAgtttttcacttacttctaggactagggtttactcctatgctttagatcaatgtcttgctgcataatggACTAAacaccagacattctcctttaggattttctaaGCAGCAAAGCacccccacaccatcacacttccaccaccatgcttgaccataggtatgatgttctttttgtggaattctgtgtttggtttatgtcaGATGTAATgagacccctgtcttccaaacagttccactttcaaatAATCAGTCTGCTGAACATTCTCcgaaaaggtttgaggatcatcaaacTCAAGGATCAAATGTGTTTTGGCAATTTTTAaagttcttctgggttagcagtggttttctcctcacCACCCTTCCATGGttgccattttttcccagtgtctttctaATAGTTGAGTCATAAACAGTGACCTTGACtgatgtgagagaggccttgtAGGTCCTTTGTTGtcgtccttggctcttttggaACTTGCTGGATGAgccgttgctgtgctcttggaggaattttggaaggtcagacatttctgggaaggttcactactgtgctgagtttttccatatGGAAATCACGACTctcactgtgtttgttttttgggagtcccagagcctttgaaatagctttgtaacccttcccagactgatgaaTTTcattcaccttcttcttcatcatttctggaatttctttcaattttggcattgtgtgttactgtgtaagaccttttaaccaatttcatgctgttgaaaaagttctatttaagtgttgatttgattgaacagggtttgcagtaatcaggcctggttgcatctagtccagctgaaccccattattaattcagtttcatagatttggggaattggcaactacattttcacacaagcccagttggtattagataacttctttgcttcaataaataacattatcatttcaaaactgtgttttgtgtccactcaggttgcctttgttttatcttagattttgttttaatttctgaaactgtTTAGTGTGAGATctacacaaaacagaagaaatcactttttcacagcactgtatggaTAAGATGCTCAGGTGTTTCAGTCTACTTGTCCCCTTACAAGGAAGTGTCATTtcaatacaaagttattctgacttAACACCTTTATGGTatgatgaaatatttctatCCAGATGGGAGTTTCCCTATCCACAGGACACGGGGGCTCGCTGAATAGTTTCATGAGAATGAAAATGATGCAAgtcatatgctatggccttcagcCACCAGATCACAACCCAAACACCTATTTTGAGATTTTGGGTGTGTTATTCAGTACTCTTCtctaataaagaaaatattgttTGGAAAGAATGGTGTTTATCCCTCTATTACAGTTCCAGAGAATTCCAGAGAGTAGAATCTGTGGCAAGATGCAGTGAAGCTGTTCTGTTGCAAAGTAATTGTTGGAGTTGACTGGCTATTGGCAGTTTGTCATACTTGAGATTGCTTGAGAGTGTAAAGGAAGGGTGACATGCTGAATCAAGTTCTCAAAGCAGATGGtcaataaaagctgaaataaagaaaatgtccCCAAGAATGCAAATCCTATATAAATTCTACTTTGCACTTATAGTTGGGTAATCAAAAACGTGCTTTATGTTCTGCAGTCCTGATATTGCTATACCCATCAGTACAACATTTCCAGCCCAGAATAACCAAACTAGTTTCTGGATTGGAGGTGATGATGCATTAGGGCAAAATATGGTGCCTTAATAACATTGGGCCTGCTGAGGGGATGACGTAACTGATACTTGCTGTGTGATTCACATCCAAATTTTACAGCATGACagctgtgatttattttatatatatatatatatatatatatatatatatatatatatatatatatatatatatatatatatatataatgtgtatgtgtgtgtgtgtgtgtatgtgtgtgtgtgagattttggcttctaatatgtttaatttgtaACTGCATATTAGTGTCTTGAGGCAGCTGATTATTTGATGTGTAGATGATGTAGGACTAAATgactaaaaaatgtaatgacTAAAAATTTATGACCTTATTCCaaaaaggggaggggggggtgtgTAAATTTTACATATTGTGAGTCCCTGCTGTTAAATGGTATTGTGTGTAAGTAGTTAAGGCCAGTATGTCCAACGTTACCTATTGCTTTGTCTAAATTGAATCAATCCTAGGTGGTCTTGTGGTTGATGTGGGTACTGAATTATTCTGATTCTTGCTGTGGCTCTGGGAGGCAGCTAGTGCAGCTTGAATGGAGGGCTCTCTCTGTGCTTGCTCTCCCTCAGTGAGTGATGAATAGGAAGCCTGTTGGAGAGTCCTGAGAGAGGACCAGGCTCACGCTGTATTATTAAGTGGATGCTCATTACTCAGTGAAATTGCATGTGGGCGAAAGACAAGGAcacctttatttttatattgtttatactttttttttttactgtacagACACTATAACAAAATGGCCAGAGCAATCTCTGCTATCTGAAATGGTTGAGTGTAAAATGTTTTGATATTTGGCATAATTGTGTCCACTGCACTCGCGCGTTATTCAtgtagcagcacacacacacacacacacacacacacacacacacacacacatactgatccTCATTATCGCTCAACAACAAAAAGCCGACTGCGGATTGATTTCTTTCAATAGCTCATCAATTCGACACTCATTTacatccctctctcttctcccacTCTTTTTtatcttatctctctctctctctctctctctctctcagattgAACGTAGGATCTCTGCATTTATAGAGCGCAAACAGCTGGAGATCAATGAAAACAATGTGCGGGAGTTTTGCAATGTGATCAACTGCAATCAGGGTGAGGATTAGAGGGCACCAGAGGAGAGGTGTGGAAGTTGTGCAGAACAACTGACAATCTTTTAAAAAGTGCTGCTTTTCTACAGGCGACAGGTCACGCTGCATGTTTTTTGAGCAAGTCTAAGAGTGCAGGTTCAAAATATAACTTGTTTTGGCCTGTTCTGAGCACTTAAGAGCAGTCAGATAGCAGTTAAAATCTGGGATACACCATTAGGTCCCTTTGCGTGTGGATTTTCTATGCCGATAAATagataatgtaaatgtattgcaTATGCTGTTTTACTTATGCGCATTGTGTGAAAGAGTCTAAGTGTACCtcaaatggttttgtttttgagcTGTGGTTTATATGGTTCTTTTACAGAAAACAGTTGTGCCAGAACTGATGCAGTCTTCACACCCTATCCAGGTTTCAAGAGTCATGTCAAAGGTAAGACAGTCTCCGGATGATTGttgttggtcttttttttttttttttaaacttgtttcTTGTGCTTGCAGTGTTGTGCTGACCATAATAAAGAAACAAGGAAGACATATCTTTACACGTTAATGTGCAAACTGTCTTCTTAATTAAATGGCCTTTCAGTGACCCGAGTGGTGAATACATATGGGCCCCAAACACGTGGTGGGCGCTCTGAGCAGGGAGAGCAGCAGCAAGGCTCGTACAGCAGAGACTGTGGAAACCCTGTCATCGAGGAGCGGCTACACAACATAGAAGCTCACCTGAAGCTAACAGCAGGTCagatatatatgaaatatatatgaaacgatatcttatcgtttgcgGTATatcggtagaaattctcccctcAATTAGAAATAGTCTTCCTGCGGTAATAATGATAAAGCCTAGTAAATGACGTATTTGTTTGTGCGATGGTCTACGACCTAATCGCAGCTCACGTGTAGAGCGAAACGTGAACGT
Proteins encoded:
- the mbip gene encoding MAP3K12-binding inhibitory protein 1 isoform X2, with translation MAANGAIYESCKDNKHKASTAEMSPDGLIRHSFQECFSSLIDSITEFSSELKINPEVLSITASLSALNFPELQPSHVYECLQQHISKLQSVSAHLKQILDAKSPTNSTNNEKTEKAKNESAATSEEEIVVDRELFPSTSHQHTASKDSVMSQHDDRSIQIKAGKAEIERRISAFIERKQLEINENNVREFCNVINCNQENSCARTDAVFTPYPGFKSHVKVTRVVNTYGPQTRGGRSEQGEQQQGSYSRDCGNPVIEERLHNIEAHLKLTAGPVPQSIYQRLKKLEDRILELEGLSPEYFHSTSYSHKRPKFSVSQSYSLSELDGKISAVRTALLKRANEFQSRDVREFPF
- the mbip gene encoding MAP3K12-binding inhibitory protein 1 isoform X1, giving the protein MAANGAIYESCKDNKHKASTAEMSPDGLIRHSFQECFSSLIDSITEFSSELKINPEVLSITASLSALNFPELQPSHVYECLQQHISKLQSVSAHLKQILDAKSPTNSTNNEKTEKAKNESAATSEEEIVVDRELFPSTSHQHTASKDSVMSQHDDRSIQIKAGKAEIERRISAFIERKQLEINENNVREFCNVINCNQENSCARTDAVFTPYPGFKSHVKVTRVVNTYGPQTRGGRSEQGEQQQGSYSRDCGNPVIEERLHNIEAHLKLTAAGPVPQSIYQRLKKLEDRILELEGLSPEYFHSTSYSHKRPKFSVSQSYSLSELDGKISAVRTALLKRANEFQSRDVREFPF